In Dehalococcoidales bacterium, one DNA window encodes the following:
- a CDS encoding carboxypeptidase regulatory-like domain-containing protein, with protein MSFTDRVFDDIPRQSVAGMEGMFTKMFDPPAESPPTPDLLAPTNPVPEVMAAAPPSIGGPFQNPPTTPHTVERRLRHSDDITVWDGQRLRFFMFSDPDNDATNGGTYPAATIRVPRGVIFHGHTQATGGPHTIHWHGMEPTPINDGVGHCSMELGDYTYQWQPNHIGTYFYHCHRNTVQHFEFGLWGALLIVPPDAYFATQRNPAIPIGAGRDGKFRTEANLTNFPQFPGFNSNPLDTPDPDPDTADPWPFTVDPHAMTVPYDVEVLWAFDDRDSVWAALATDHRQTYPVQGPNPGVDDNFHTHGVAGTSAAPGDFFAFNDFNSDYWFVTGVSVPGLKGGTGTIAPGIVIPPALNSGVTGTQVSINAQVGQTILIRAINGAYDVSQIRLPMDVLVIGADGRALGVPPFTHYSQPFVLPANTPIRLSVARRADAIFRPLFPFSGFAEVEFFNPRSEAPTSEANRRFTARIPINIAPTAGVRVISGSIIDSQNGQPISGAQVNLTGPTSQMVFTDASGNYSFTGLPDGVYTVIPSGAGFSFSPRERQIVVSGENISSQFFRGRRM; from the coding sequence ATGTCATTTACAGATCGGGTTTTTGATGATATTCCCCGCCAGTCAGTCGCTGGCATGGAAGGCATGTTCACCAAAATGTTCGACCCGCCTGCGGAGAGCCCACCTACGCCGGACCTGCTGGCGCCGACTAATCCCGTACCGGAGGTCATGGCCGCTGCCCCACCCTCGATAGGAGGACCTTTTCAGAATCCGCCGACCACGCCCCACACCGTGGAGCGGCGCTTGAGGCATAGTGATGACATCACTGTCTGGGACGGACAGAGACTCCGTTTCTTCATGTTCAGCGACCCCGACAATGATGCCACCAATGGCGGCACCTATCCGGCGGCCACCATCCGGGTGCCCCGGGGGGTTATCTTTCACGGGCATACTCAAGCCACCGGGGGACCGCACACCATCCACTGGCACGGCATGGAGCCGACCCCGATAAATGACGGGGTGGGTCACTGCTCCATGGAGCTGGGTGATTATACCTACCAGTGGCAGCCCAACCACATCGGCACCTATTTCTACCACTGCCATCGCAACACGGTGCAGCACTTCGAGTTCGGGCTATGGGGGGCGCTCCTCATCGTGCCTCCGGATGCCTATTTTGCCACGCAACGGAATCCGGCCATTCCCATCGGCGCGGGACGGGATGGGAAATTCCGCACTGAGGCTAACCTCACCAATTTCCCGCAGTTTCCCGGCTTCAACTCTAATCCCCTTGATACCCCTGACCCTGACCCGGACACTGCCGACCCGTGGCCGTTTACTGTCGACCCGCACGCCATGACTGTCCCTTACGATGTGGAGGTCCTGTGGGCATTCGACGACCGCGACTCCGTTTGGGCAGCTCTCGCCACTGACCACAGGCAGACCTATCCCGTACAGGGACCCAATCCGGGAGTGGACGATAATTTCCACACGCACGGCGTTGCCGGCACCAGCGCCGCACCGGGTGATTTCTTCGCCTTTAACGACTTCAATTCGGATTACTGGTTCGTCACCGGCGTCTCGGTGCCCGGCCTCAAAGGAGGCACCGGGACAATTGCTCCCGGCATAGTTATCCCTCCGGCGCTTAATAGCGGTGTCACCGGGACACAGGTCTCCATCAATGCCCAGGTGGGACAGACCATACTCATCCGGGCCATTAATGGTGCCTATGATGTCTCTCAAATAAGATTACCGATGGATGTCCTGGTTATCGGAGCGGACGGGAGGGCGCTGGGCGTGCCGCCTTTCACGCACTATAGCCAGCCGTTTGTGCTTCCGGCCAACACTCCCATTCGTTTGAGCGTCGCCCGCCGTGCCGACGCCATTTTCCGGCCCCTGTTCCCGTTTAGCGGCTTCGCTGAGGTGGAGTTCTTCAACCCCCGCAGCGAAGCACCAACTTCAGAGGCGAACAGGCGATTCACCGCCCGTATCCCGATCAATATTGCTCCGACGGCCGGGGTTCGCGTCATATCCGGCTCTATAATTGATAGCCAGAACGGACAACCTATTTCCGGCGCACAGGTGAACCTGACCGGACCGACAAGCCAGATGGTGTTCACTGATGCCTCGGGCAACTACAGCTTTACCGGTCTGCCTGACGGCGTCTATACGGTTATTCCTTCAGGCGCTGGTTTCAGCTTTTCGCCGCGGGAAAGGCAGATAGTCGTAAGCGGCGAAAATATTAGCAGCCAGTTCTTCAGAGGGAGAAGAATGTAA